GTGTTGTGAGAATTCCTCTTGGGAAAGAAGGATTATATAAAGATGAAGAGTGTGAATTTTATAGATTTTAATGGAGTGAGAAAAACAAAAATAACTAATGAAGAAAATAGTACGAATAATGTTCGCCAAACCGTAGAAAAATCTTATCCTCAAAAATTCTCGTTCCCGCCGGCCGTTGCAGACTCACGTCCGTGTTCGTCCTTTTTGTTGTAGATTGAAAAAAATAAAAGTTCATTCATACGACTTGAGCACTAATCCTCAAAAACTGCTCATATACGTGGGGGCGCTCAGATTCCCCATCCATGGGGAAGCTTCGCTCAAAAAAACATCCTGTTTTTTTGTCCCTCTTCATTCGCAGTTTTTTTCGGGTGCTCTGCGAGTATTCATTCACTTTTATTTTTTTCAATCATCATTGTTTCTCCTTGGGAATTTTCAAGTTTTCGCTCACATTATTCGTACTATTTTCTTTATCAGATATTTTTCTCACAACATAGAGAGTTAAGATTGGAGATGACATGATGAAAAAGAAAGAGTATATTTTTGAAATGAAAAGCGCTCAGTTGATTTTAAAACCTGAACCGGATATAAAGAAGGTTTATCTGGAATTATCTTCAAGGTGTAATCTCGATTGTCCAATGTGTTTTAAAAACACCTTTACAGATCCAGAAGGATTTATGACTAAAAAAACGTTTAATAAAGTAATGGAAGACCTGAAAGAGTTTCCAGAAGTTGAGCACATAGTTTTTGGTGGTATTGGAGAATGTTCCATGAATCCGCATTTCTTTGAAATGGTTAAAAGGGTAAAAGAAGAAGGGTATATGCTTACAGTAACCACAAATGGATATTTTTTAAATGATCTTCAGATTTTAAAACTTATAGATCTTAAAATTGATGAAATGGTAATTTCTGTTGAAACAGGAGACGTAGGACATCCGAGTTTTAAATATGTAAGAAAACTTCTTGAAAAAATAGATAATTACAAAAAACAAAAAAATACTGGAAAACCGGCATTATCCATTGAAACAGTTTTAACTGAAAAAAATCATAATGATTTTCCAGGAATTATTCAGACTTTATTGCCATATGGAATACGTAAAGTTGTAATATCGAATATTATACCTGTATATGAGCATTTTCTTGGACTTGAGTTATATAGAGAAGATAGCAAAGAAAAGGATTTAATGTTGAGAAAACAGATTTCAGATGCAGTTACAGCAAAGGTTAGTGCTATAATACCAAATTTTAGGTTAAAAACAGAACGTCATTGTAATTTTATAGAAAATAATGCCACTGTAATTAGATGGGATGGAGAGGTAGTTCCATGCTATAGGTTTTTACACGATGGAATAGAATATGTTTATGGTCAGAAAAAAGAAATAAGGGCATATTCCTTTGGTAATGTAGAGAAAAAATCATTATATGAAATATGGACATCTAAGGATTATTCATGGTTTAGATATAAGGTAAAAAATGCATTATTCCCTTCTTGTACAGATTGCGATTTAAAGGATGGTTGCCATTTTATAGAAAATACCGATCTAGATTGTTGGGGAAATACTCCTTCATGCGCAGATTGTATATGGTGGAGAAATATAATTATGTGTCCATAATAAAATGAAGCCAATATATGGCTTCATTTTATTATATCAGTTATTTTTATTTTTTCAAGTTCCACATTTCCTATAGATTTAATTATTGGAAAATCAATAATGCTATTATTATTAATCTTTTTATCCTGAATAATATAATTTTTAAGTTTTTCAGTTGGTATATCTTTTTTGAATATTTCTTCAGGTAATATTTTTTTAAGGAAATTCAGAATAATCTTTTTATCTTTTTCTTTGATTTTATCCTCAAAAAGTTCTATTTCTTTTTTTATTCCCCATCCCACGGATAATCCGTGAGTAATTCCTGTAATACTCTCGAATCCATGCCCGAAAGTATGACCGAGATTTAATAATCGTCTTATATTATTATCATAAGGGTCTTTTGAAACTATTTTTAGTTTAGTAATTGCAGCGTATTTAATAATCTTTTCCAGAATATTGAGATTTCTATTTTTTATTTTTTCTATATTTTCAGTGAACAATGAAGTATTTCCGTCTATTATCGCTATTTTAAATCCTTCAATAATTCCACTGAGATAATTTTTTTCATCCTGTGAAATAATGGTAATAGGATCTATAATAACCTTTTCAGGAATGGAAAATGTTCCAATTACATTCTTAATTTTTGAAAAGTTTATTCCCGTTTTTCCGCCTATTGATGCATCTATTTGGGATAATAATGTGGTTGGATAAAAATAAAAATCAAGCCCTCTTTTAAATGTAGAACCAATAAATCCCGTTAAATCTGTAACGCTTCCGCCACCAACACCATAAATTTCATCTTTTCGTGAAATTTCATTTTCAATGAGATATTGATATATATATTCCAGATTTTTATAATCCTTTTTTTCTTCTCCTTCTTTAAGCAAAAATGGTTTATTGAAAAATTCCCTGTATATTCTATAAACGTTTTTACTTGCAAATACGTATTTTTTATTCTTTAAATCCATTAATCCTTTGTATTTTATAATAACTTCCTGAAAATCATTTTCCAGTATTTCTTCTTTTTCATCTATTATCTCATATAAAATCTTTGCCAGGCTTTCCTGAATATTTAAATTGCTTAAATCTATCTTTTTAAATTC
This is a stretch of genomic DNA from Marinitoga piezophila KA3. It encodes these proteins:
- a CDS encoding tungsten cofactor oxidoreductase radical SAM maturase, translating into MKKKEYIFEMKSAQLILKPEPDIKKVYLELSSRCNLDCPMCFKNTFTDPEGFMTKKTFNKVMEDLKEFPEVEHIVFGGIGECSMNPHFFEMVKRVKEEGYMLTVTTNGYFLNDLQILKLIDLKIDEMVISVETGDVGHPSFKYVRKLLEKIDNYKKQKNTGKPALSIETVLTEKNHNDFPGIIQTLLPYGIRKVVISNIIPVYEHFLGLELYREDSKEKDLMLRKQISDAVTAKVSAIIPNFRLKTERHCNFIENNATVIRWDGEVVPCYRFLHDGIEYVYGQKKEIRAYSFGNVEKKSLYEIWTSKDYSWFRYKVKNALFPSCTDCDLKDGCHFIENTDLDCWGNTPSCADCIWWRNIIMCP
- a CDS encoding shikimate kinase, translating into MPIYLIGMMGSGKTTLGNKLSKILNMSFIDLDKEIEKIENTTINNLFSKKGEEYFRNLESKVLKNTEAKNAIVATGGGIILRKENRLFLKNHKTIFLYVPVEDLIKRINPDNRPLLKDGKDRLYKIWDMRKALYNEFKKIDLSNLNIQESLAKILYEIIDEKEEILENDFQEVIIKYKGLMDLKNKKYVFASKNVYRIYREFFNKPFLLKEGEEKKDYKNLEYIYQYLIENEISRKDEIYGVGGGSVTDLTGFIGSTFKRGLDFYFYPTTLLSQIDASIGGKTGINFSKIKNVIGTFSIPEKVIIDPITIISQDEKNYLSGIIEGFKIAIIDGNTSLFTENIEKIKNRNLNILEKIIKYAAITKLKIVSKDPYDNNIRRLLNLGHTFGHGFESITGITHGLSVGWGIKKEIELFEDKIKEKDKKIILNFLKKILPEEIFKKDIPTEKLKNYIIQDKKINNNSIIDFPIIKSIGNVELEKIKITDIIK